Proteins encoded by one window of Hafnia alvei:
- the murJ gene encoding murein biosynthesis integral membrane protein MurJ: MNLLKSLAAVSSMTMFSRVLGFARDALVARIFGAGMATDAFFVAFKLPNLLRRIFAEGAFSQAFVPILAEYKSQQGEEATRTFVAYVSGMLTLVLAVVTVLGMLAAPWVIYVTAPGFVDSPDKFALTSSLLRITFPYILLISLASLAGAILNTWNRFSVPAFAPTFLNVSMIGFSLFAAPYFHPPVMALAWAVTVGGVLQLAYQLPHLKKIGMLVLPRLNLHDAGVWRVMKLMGPAIIGVSVSQISLIINTIFASFLVSGSVSWMYYADRLMEFPSGVLGVALGTILLPSLAKSVSSGRHEEYSRLMDWGLRLCFVLALPSSIALGILSKPLIASLFQYGQFTAFDTEMTQRALIAYSVGLMGLILVKVLAPGFYSRQNIKTPVKIAIATLILTQLMNLAFIGPLKHAGLSLSIGLAACLNASLLYWQLRKQKMYTPQPGWILFLVKLVVAVAIMTVVLIGMMWFMPAWDSGNMLMRLLRLMAVVVVGAGSYFAALGLLGFRVRDFTRNVVV; encoded by the coding sequence TTAAACTGCCGAATTTGTTAAGGCGTATCTTTGCCGAAGGCGCATTTTCTCAGGCATTTGTGCCTATTTTAGCGGAATACAAAAGCCAGCAGGGTGAAGAGGCAACGCGGACTTTTGTTGCCTACGTCAGCGGTATGCTTACGCTGGTGCTGGCGGTGGTGACCGTGCTGGGTATGCTCGCTGCGCCGTGGGTGATTTATGTGACCGCGCCGGGCTTTGTCGATTCGCCGGATAAGTTTGCGCTGACTTCGTCGCTTTTGCGCATCACGTTCCCCTATATCTTACTGATCTCTTTGGCCTCTTTAGCGGGCGCAATACTGAATACGTGGAATCGATTCTCGGTGCCGGCTTTTGCTCCGACCTTTTTAAACGTCAGTATGATCGGCTTTTCTCTGTTTGCGGCTCCGTATTTCCATCCGCCGGTGATGGCACTGGCGTGGGCGGTCACCGTGGGTGGCGTATTGCAGTTGGCTTACCAACTGCCACACTTGAAAAAAATCGGGATGTTAGTCCTGCCGCGTTTGAACCTGCATGATGCTGGCGTTTGGCGCGTGATGAAGCTGATGGGACCCGCCATTATTGGTGTTTCCGTGAGCCAGATTTCACTGATCATCAACACCATCTTCGCGTCATTCTTGGTGTCGGGCTCGGTTTCTTGGATGTACTACGCTGACCGTTTAATGGAGTTTCCATCTGGTGTTTTGGGCGTGGCATTGGGCACGATTTTGCTGCCGTCATTAGCGAAAAGCGTATCTAGCGGACGGCATGAAGAGTATTCCCGGCTGATGGATTGGGGGCTGCGTCTGTGCTTTGTGTTGGCGCTGCCGAGCTCAATTGCCTTGGGGATTTTATCTAAACCGCTGATTGCGTCGTTGTTCCAATATGGTCAATTCACCGCATTTGATACCGAGATGACGCAGCGAGCGCTGATTGCCTATTCAGTGGGTTTGATGGGACTTATTCTGGTGAAAGTGTTGGCACCCGGGTTTTACTCCCGCCAGAACATTAAAACACCGGTGAAAATTGCTATCGCTACCCTGATTCTGACTCAGTTGATGAACTTGGCTTTTATTGGGCCATTGAAACACGCAGGGCTTTCTCTTTCTATTGGGCTTGCGGCCTGCCTCAACGCCAGTTTGTTGTATTGGCAATTGCGGAAGCAAAAAATGTATACCCCTCAGCCGGGCTGGATTCTCTTCTTGGTTAAGCTGGTGGTCGCGGTTGCTATCATGACCGTGGTGCTCATCGGCATGATGTGGTTTATGCCCGCGTGGGACTCAGGCAATATGCTGATGCGTTTATTACGCTTGATGGCGGTGGTGGTGGTGGGCGCGGGCTCCTATTTTGCAGCATTGGGGCTGCTTGGGTTCCGCGTACGAGACTTTACGCGCAACGTTGTGGTGTGA